A single Chlamydia suis DNA region contains:
- the ispH gene encoding 4-hydroxy-3-methylbut-2-enyl diphosphate reductase yields the protein MRKVIVCSPRGFCAGVIRAIQTVEKALEKWGGPIYVKHEIVHNRHVVDKLRAKGAIFVEDLQEIPRNSRVIYSAHGVPPSIRQEVKERGLIAIDATCGLVTRIHSAVKMYAKKGYHIILIGKRKHVEVIGICGEAPDNITVVENLAEVESLLFSVQDPLFYVMQTTLSMDDAADIVAALKTRYPQIITLPSSSICYATQNRQGALRNILPKVEFVYVIGDPQSSNSNRLREVAARRGVVARLINSPEEISEEILHYSGNIGVTAGASTPEDVVQACLTKLQEWIPNLEIETDLFVEEDMVFQLPKELQ from the coding sequence ATGCGTAAGGTTATCGTGTGTTCGCCTAGGGGGTTTTGTGCGGGAGTGATTCGCGCGATACAAACCGTAGAAAAGGCTTTAGAGAAGTGGGGGGGGCCTATTTATGTTAAGCATGAGATTGTGCATAATCGTCATGTTGTAGATAAATTACGGGCTAAGGGAGCGATCTTTGTTGAAGATTTGCAAGAAATTCCTAGGAATAGTCGAGTAATTTATTCAGCACATGGGGTTCCCCCTTCTATAAGACAAGAAGTTAAAGAGCGAGGGCTGATTGCTATTGATGCCACATGCGGGCTTGTGACAAGAATTCATTCCGCAGTCAAGATGTATGCTAAGAAGGGATACCATATTATTCTTATAGGGAAAAGAAAACATGTTGAGGTGATCGGGATATGTGGAGAAGCCCCCGATAACATTACCGTTGTGGAAAATCTTGCTGAAGTAGAATCCTTGCTTTTTAGTGTGCAGGATCCTCTGTTCTATGTGATGCAGACGACGTTAAGCATGGATGATGCCGCGGATATCGTCGCTGCTTTAAAAACTCGTTATCCTCAAATCATTACTCTCCCAAGCTCTTCTATCTGTTATGCTACGCAGAACCGTCAGGGGGCATTACGCAACATTCTTCCGAAGGTAGAGTTTGTATATGTAATAGGAGATCCTCAAAGCTCTAATTCCAACCGCTTGAGAGAAGTGGCTGCGAGGCGAGGTGTTGTAGCTAGACTTATCAATAGTCCTGAGGAAATTTCCGAGGAAATTTTGCACTATTCTGGAAATATTGGCGTAACTGCCGGGGCTTCGACTCCTGAAGATGTTGTTCAGGCCTGTCTAACAAAACTGCAGGAATGGATTCCTAATTTGGAAATTGAAACGGATCTTTTCGTAGAAGAAGATATGGTGTTTCAGCTGCCTAAAGAACTACAATAA
- a CDS encoding glycoside hydrolase family 95-like protein, protein MIKIAQSFKPYIMEPGAKIPIPGSTLYAQVFPSLWRIFSSSHTVLDEGRIPLSGPLKRFVVFQNLDRGGIAVMSDQYKYYLSPQGEYTTSIAKLPPASSHSGEYVSFGVHKHADLEKIRRRKDLKEILPFVFRHGVLLQQLSLPPLKQTAVSLLLKQLDEAIAKADKERIFPLLENFVYAGISKTLLPRLYDEEYQGIVSEDPKHEQEEVPFALLRAAALSMQKIFIEEQDGVVTVLPALPPEFPCGRWVGLSLSMGEISFEWAKKKLRKVVLKAHSSGAIVITTPGIRSCRLRIEEQGKNLSCQMKKNLEKVEIKAGTTYLWDRFHQ, encoded by the coding sequence ATGATTAAGATAGCACAAAGTTTCAAACCTTACATAATGGAGCCTGGAGCTAAGATTCCTATTCCCGGGTCGACTTTGTATGCACAGGTGTTTCCTTCGCTTTGGAGAATATTTTCTTCTTCGCATACGGTATTAGACGAAGGGAGGATTCCTTTGAGCGGTCCTTTGAAACGTTTTGTAGTATTTCAAAACTTGGATCGAGGGGGCATTGCTGTGATGTCTGATCAATACAAGTATTACCTGTCTCCTCAGGGAGAGTATACTACCTCGATAGCGAAGCTTCCTCCTGCCTCTTCGCATTCCGGAGAATATGTTTCTTTCGGTGTGCACAAGCATGCGGATCTAGAAAAAATTCGAAGACGAAAAGATCTCAAGGAGATTCTGCCTTTTGTATTTCGGCATGGAGTACTTTTGCAACAGCTTTCTTTGCCACCTTTAAAACAGACGGCGGTGTCTCTTCTTTTGAAGCAGTTAGATGAAGCGATTGCAAAAGCAGATAAGGAAAGGATTTTTCCTTTGTTAGAAAACTTTGTGTATGCCGGGATATCGAAGACTTTGTTGCCGCGTCTGTATGATGAGGAGTATCAGGGAATTGTGTCAGAAGATCCCAAACACGAGCAAGAAGAAGTTCCTTTTGCATTACTGAGAGCTGCAGCTCTCAGTATGCAAAAAATCTTTATAGAAGAACAAGACGGAGTGGTGACTGTATTGCCCGCGCTTCCCCCAGAGTTCCCCTGCGGTAGATGGGTTGGGCTCTCCTTGAGTATGGGGGAGATTTCTTTTGAATGGGCGAAAAAAAAACTTCGAAAGGTTGTGTTAAAAGCGCACTCTTCTGGAGCTATTGTGATAACGACTCCGGGGATTCGTTCATGCCGTTTGCGTATAGAAGAACAAGGGAAAAATCTCTCTTGTCAAATGAAAAAAAATTTAGAAAAAGTGGAGATAAAAGCGGGAACCACGTATTTATGGGACCGTTTTCATCAATAA
- a CDS encoding ATP synthase subunit I: MSSWLAQSIDISLSQKPDLPDPTPVSPAEKFPFSCSLSSETMPSCVRSLFAKNPSQSQRSPVFRAKLQLATPKERVMLFGSSPLSQFSSTIRTTTSSPWSLFSQGHAKSSLRELPAKTHPQAQTFAHPKQVEMRVSQQFTPPETPLQTPHPQKHPELPLSKEFCPASREEASSPSSETKALKDSFISEKKAFVEAQKQQESPLRTPPPLSKTFSEHQDSSDHSSKENPHPQQKALTIQKRKARATAVVPLITPPTIGIFSLSYLLTKQGILSDFSAYSSYKENLETTQNELTMLHQQRIEQVQKLVAKAKTTRFWDSLASIVATIVPWMEMGVAVTIIAMGGGILSWCALFAALIMIVISLLEAFDGWRAIAKHLPGNDLEKKMRYLGYVKLALTLFSCMLSLSSLYVAKLGMSPLLEGVVKSISPALSGMLGLTQGIALSLQASSQKLRARCTQIDSHIECINWERDEYLLRAEQLLDSLQTSFEQLSETLQLQREIDQTFVEALR; the protein is encoded by the coding sequence ATGTCGTCCTGGCTTGCTCAATCAATAGACATTTCTCTTTCTCAAAAACCAGATTTACCAGATCCCACTCCAGTTTCCCCTGCAGAAAAATTTCCTTTTTCGTGCTCCTTATCTTCGGAAACTATGCCTTCCTGTGTACGAAGTTTGTTTGCTAAAAATCCCTCTCAATCCCAACGTTCTCCTGTTTTTCGTGCTAAGTTACAACTAGCCACCCCTAAAGAACGCGTAATGCTCTTTGGAAGTTCTCCCCTTTCCCAGTTTTCCTCAACCATACGTACTACAACCTCTTCTCCTTGGAGTCTTTTTTCCCAAGGGCATGCTAAATCTTCTCTTCGCGAGCTGCCCGCGAAAACACACCCTCAGGCACAGACTTTCGCTCATCCAAAGCAAGTCGAGATGAGGGTCTCGCAACAATTTACTCCCCCAGAAACACCCCTTCAAACTCCTCATCCCCAGAAGCACCCGGAGCTCCCCCTTTCCAAAGAGTTCTGCCCAGCTTCCAGAGAAGAAGCTTCATCACCGTCTTCTGAAACAAAAGCTCTAAAAGATAGCTTCATTTCAGAAAAGAAAGCGTTTGTTGAGGCACAAAAGCAGCAAGAATCCCCGCTTCGCACGCCACCCCCTCTTTCGAAAACATTTAGCGAACACCAGGACTCTTCTGATCATTCTTCAAAAGAAAATCCTCATCCACAGCAAAAAGCCCTGACCATACAAAAAAGAAAAGCGCGAGCAACAGCGGTAGTTCCCCTCATTACTCCCCCTACTATAGGCATTTTCTCTTTGAGCTATCTTCTGACTAAGCAAGGCATCCTCTCGGATTTTTCTGCATATTCCTCTTACAAAGAAAATTTAGAAACCACTCAAAACGAGCTAACGATGCTGCACCAACAACGTATTGAACAAGTGCAGAAACTAGTTGCTAAAGCAAAAACCACGAGATTCTGGGATTCTTTAGCTAGCATCGTAGCCACTATTGTTCCCTGGATGGAGATGGGAGTAGCAGTAACCATCATAGCTATGGGAGGTGGTATCCTTTCTTGGTGCGCGCTCTTTGCAGCCCTCATCATGATCGTCATCTCCCTTTTAGAAGCTTTTGACGGATGGCGAGCTATCGCTAAACATCTTCCCGGCAATGATCTGGAAAAAAAGATGCGTTACCTTGGTTATGTGAAACTAGCCTTAACTCTTTTTAGCTGCATGCTCTCCCTCTCCTCTCTTTACGTTGCTAAACTTGGAATGAGCCCTCTTTTAGAAGGGGTGGTAAAATCCATCTCTCCTGCATTATCGGGAATGCTGGGACTCACACAGGGCATCGCCCTTTCCTTACAGGCAAGCAGTCAAAAACTGCGTGCACGCTGCACCCAAATTGACTCCCATATCGAATGTATCAATTGGGAGCGAGATGAATATTTATTACGAGCAGAACAACTCCTCGATTCCTTGCAAACCTCTTTTGAACAACTCTCAGAAACTCTACAATTACAAAGAGAAATCGACCAAACATTTGTAGAAGCTTTACGATAA
- a CDS encoding site-specific tyrosine recombinase XerD, protein MPSPLHQQLINQFTIFLAVDRGIAPLSVQAYCQDILLFLQRVPITTLDTINQESVFLFVERCHQAKESETTLARRLIALKVFFHFLKDAKLIQQQPFIEHPKIWKKLPSILSTEEVNSLLNRPLSLPHLNAHIASRDTAILYTFYATGIRVSELCDLCIGDISDDFIRVTGKGRKTRLVPISMKARQAIDSYLASFREILQKKYPSEEHLFLSIRGKKLERSCVWKRITFYAKSVTTKHISPHSLRHAFATHLLNNQADLRIIQEMLGHSRISSTEIYTHVASESLIEKFHAYHPRNS, encoded by the coding sequence ATGCCCTCCCCTCTTCACCAACAGCTAATCAATCAATTTACGATCTTTCTTGCTGTCGACCGAGGGATCGCTCCTCTTTCTGTGCAAGCCTATTGCCAAGATATCCTTCTTTTTTTGCAACGCGTACCCATTACTACTCTAGACACGATTAACCAAGAGAGTGTCTTTCTTTTTGTAGAAAGATGTCACCAAGCAAAAGAATCTGAAACCACTTTAGCCCGTCGGCTGATAGCACTCAAAGTGTTCTTCCATTTCCTAAAAGATGCTAAGTTGATCCAGCAACAGCCTTTTATAGAGCATCCTAAAATTTGGAAAAAACTTCCTTCTATTCTTTCTACAGAAGAAGTCAACTCGTTACTGAATCGACCTCTTAGCCTTCCCCATTTAAATGCCCACATAGCCAGTAGAGATACCGCCATCTTGTATACGTTCTATGCCACAGGCATTCGCGTATCCGAGCTTTGTGATCTTTGTATTGGGGATATTAGTGATGACTTTATTCGAGTGACAGGAAAGGGAAGAAAAACGCGCCTTGTTCCTATCAGCATGAAAGCAAGGCAAGCGATTGATTCCTATTTAGCCTCTTTTAGAGAAATCTTACAAAAAAAATATCCCTCTGAAGAACACCTATTTTTGTCTATCAGAGGGAAAAAATTAGAGCGTTCCTGCGTGTGGAAACGGATTACCTTTTATGCAAAATCCGTTACAACAAAACACATCTCCCCGCATTCCTTGCGACATGCGTTTGCTACACATCTACTCAATAATCAAGCGGATCTCCGCATTATTCAAGAAATGCTTGGGCACTCTCGTATTTCTTCCACAGAGATCTATACGCATGTCGCTTCGGAGAGCTTGATTGAGAAATTCCACGCCTATCATCCCAGGAATTCCTAA
- a CDS encoding SycD/LcrH family type III secretion system chaperone has product MRYLAYILDKISKTHPHMYPLPDDMEAYFDKYIPNKDIPLDTYQKVFKLSAEDLERVYKEGYQAYLQGEYEESSTAFYWLVFFNPFVSKFWFSLGASLHMRQKYPQALHAYGVAALLREKDPYPHYYAYVCYTLLNNPEEAEKALDLAWQKAKLSSSYNALKEEILAIKSYS; this is encoded by the coding sequence ATGCGTTATTTAGCTTATATACTTGATAAAATTTCTAAGACTCATCCGCACATGTATCCTCTTCCAGATGATATGGAAGCGTATTTCGACAAGTATATCCCCAACAAGGACATCCCTTTAGATACATACCAAAAGGTTTTTAAGCTGTCTGCGGAAGATCTAGAACGAGTTTATAAGGAAGGATACCAAGCCTATTTGCAAGGCGAGTACGAAGAGAGCTCTACAGCCTTCTACTGGTTAGTTTTTTTCAATCCTTTCGTTTCTAAGTTTTGGTTTTCTTTGGGAGCATCCCTCCACATGCGTCAAAAATATCCGCAAGCCCTCCATGCTTATGGCGTAGCGGCTTTGCTAAGGGAAAAAGACCCATATCCCCACTACTATGCCTATGTCTGCTACACTCTTCTCAACAATCCTGAAGAAGCGGAAAAGGCTTTGGATCTTGCCTGGCAAAAAGCCAAATTGAGTTCTTCTTATAACGCGTTAAAAGAAGAAATTTTAGCCATCAAATCGTATTCTTAA
- the glgB gene encoding 1,4-alpha-glucan branching protein GlgB — MDPFFLNTQHVELLVSGKQNSPQDLLGIVSESLNQDRIVLFRPGAQTVFVELQGKIQQAEPHHSGIFSLPVMKGITPRDYRVYHQNGLLAHDPYAFPLLWGEVDSFLFHEGTHQNIYERMGAIPCEVGGIPGVWFVVWAPHAQRVSVIGDFNGWHGLVNPLHKVSDQGVWELFVPGLTAGSCYKWEMVTESGQILIKSDPYGKFFGPPPQSVSIVVDDHYEWSDQEWLEERAKKIEGPMNIYEVHMGSWRWQDGKPLNYRGVADQLALYCKQMHYTHVELLPVTEHPLNESWGYQTTGYYAPTSRYGSFQDLQYFIDTMHQHGIGVILDWVPGHFPTDSFAMSSFDGSPLYEYTRNPSPLHPHWHTYTFDYSKPEVCNFLLGSALFWIDKMHVDGIRVDAVSSMLYLDYGRNPGEWTPNRYGGRENLDAVRFLQQFNTVIHEKYPGVLTFAEESTTFPKITASVEEGGLGFDYKWNMGWMHDTLHYFEKDFPYRPYHQSDLTFPQWYAFSERFLLPFSHDEVVHGKRSLIGKMPGDAWRQFAQLRLLLGYHICQPGKKLLFMGGEFGHGREWAPSRELDWELLDIHYHQGVHLCSQELNALYEKSPQLWEGDHLPQTFQWIDFSDHRNGVIAYLRFASQDEKNALLCVHHFGVNHFPQYLLPIPPLKCCALLINTDDRKFGGSGKGFREPKILTPEQAKREWESAGLRRQNEDSDAAWGLDIEMPPSATLIFSVTLQESYKEGQLKEENFAISPCDERMN; from the coding sequence GTGGATCCTTTTTTCTTAAATACGCAGCATGTGGAACTTTTGGTTTCTGGTAAGCAGAACAGCCCACAAGATCTTTTAGGAATCGTTTCTGAAAGCTTGAATCAAGATCGAATAGTTCTTTTTCGGCCGGGAGCACAGACTGTTTTTGTTGAGCTGCAAGGGAAAATTCAGCAGGCAGAGCCTCACCACTCGGGGATTTTTTCTCTTCCCGTAATGAAAGGAATTACTCCTCGAGATTATCGTGTTTATCACCAAAACGGTCTGTTAGCTCATGACCCTTATGCTTTTCCTCTACTTTGGGGCGAAGTCGATTCTTTTTTATTCCATGAGGGAACTCATCAGAATATCTATGAGCGTATGGGGGCTATCCCTTGTGAGGTTGGTGGGATTCCTGGTGTGTGGTTTGTAGTTTGGGCTCCCCATGCTCAAAGAGTTTCTGTTATTGGAGATTTTAATGGTTGGCATGGACTAGTTAACCCTTTGCATAAAGTTTCCGATCAAGGAGTGTGGGAGTTATTTGTCCCAGGTCTTACAGCCGGTTCTTGTTACAAGTGGGAAATGGTGACTGAGTCAGGGCAAATTCTCATTAAATCGGATCCATATGGTAAATTTTTTGGTCCTCCTCCGCAGAGTGTTTCTATTGTTGTGGATGATCATTATGAATGGAGCGATCAAGAGTGGTTAGAAGAGCGCGCTAAAAAGATCGAAGGCCCCATGAATATCTATGAAGTGCATATGGGGTCTTGGAGATGGCAAGATGGAAAGCCTTTAAATTATCGAGGGGTTGCTGATCAACTTGCTCTTTATTGTAAACAGATGCACTACACGCATGTGGAGCTACTTCCTGTGACAGAGCATCCGTTAAATGAGTCTTGGGGATACCAAACGACTGGGTACTATGCTCCAACAAGTCGTTATGGTTCTTTTCAAGATTTACAATATTTTATAGATACCATGCATCAGCATGGTATTGGAGTAATTTTAGACTGGGTTCCGGGACATTTTCCTACAGATTCTTTTGCGATGAGTAGCTTTGATGGCTCTCCGTTGTATGAATATACAAGGAATCCCAGTCCCTTGCATCCTCATTGGCATACCTATACCTTTGATTATTCCAAGCCAGAGGTCTGTAATTTCCTTTTAGGAAGCGCTCTCTTTTGGATCGATAAAATGCATGTAGATGGCATTCGAGTCGATGCGGTCTCCTCGATGTTGTACTTAGATTATGGAAGAAATCCAGGAGAGTGGACCCCGAATCGCTATGGGGGAAGAGAAAATCTCGATGCAGTTCGTTTCCTTCAACAATTCAATACAGTGATTCATGAGAAGTATCCTGGAGTTCTAACTTTTGCTGAAGAGTCGACAACTTTCCCTAAGATTACGGCATCTGTAGAAGAGGGGGGGCTTGGTTTCGACTATAAATGGAACATGGGTTGGATGCATGATACCCTGCATTATTTTGAAAAAGATTTTCCATATCGTCCCTATCATCAAAGTGATCTGACATTCCCTCAGTGGTATGCTTTTAGTGAGAGGTTCCTATTGCCGTTTTCTCATGATGAAGTGGTTCATGGTAAACGGAGCTTGATTGGGAAGATGCCTGGTGATGCGTGGAGGCAATTCGCTCAACTACGTTTATTGTTGGGGTACCATATTTGTCAGCCGGGTAAAAAACTTCTTTTTATGGGAGGAGAATTTGGGCATGGACGAGAATGGGCGCCAAGTCGTGAATTGGATTGGGAGTTATTGGATATCCATTATCATCAGGGAGTGCATCTGTGTTCTCAAGAATTGAATGCCTTATATGAGAAAAGTCCGCAGTTGTGGGAAGGAGATCACCTGCCACAAACCTTTCAGTGGATCGATTTCAGCGATCATCGTAATGGGGTTATTGCTTATTTAAGGTTTGCTTCTCAGGATGAGAAAAATGCTTTGCTGTGTGTACATCATTTTGGAGTGAATCATTTTCCGCAGTATTTGCTCCCCATACCTCCTCTCAAGTGTTGCGCTCTGCTTATCAATACCGATGATCGAAAATTCGGAGGATCAGGAAAAGGCTTTCGAGAGCCAAAAATTCTAACTCCAGAACAAGCCAAGCGAGAGTGGGAATCTGCAGGATTACGTCGTCAAAATGAGGACAGTGACGCTGCATGGGGGTTGGATATAGAAATGCCCCCATCAGCGACTCTGATTTTTTCTGTAACCTTGCAAGAATCTTACAAAGAAGGCCAGCTCAAAGAGGAGAACTTCGCCATATCCCCTTGTGATGAGCGGATGAATTGA